In Salinibacterium sp. ZJ70, one DNA window encodes the following:
- a CDS encoding metal-sulfur cluster assembly factor has translation MAVSLETELFNKVEEGLKDVIDPELGVNIVDLGLIYDLAWDEENDALIISMTLTSAGCPLTDVIEEQIGQSLDGIVERFRLNWVWMPPWGPERITDDGRDMMRAIGFSI, from the coding sequence ATGGCTGTTTCGCTCGAAACCGAACTCTTCAACAAGGTCGAAGAGGGACTGAAGGACGTCATCGACCCCGAGCTCGGGGTCAACATCGTCGACCTCGGACTCATCTACGACCTCGCGTGGGACGAGGAGAACGATGCGCTCATCATCTCGATGACCCTCACGTCGGCGGGCTGCCCGCTGACGGATGTCATCGAGGAGCAGATCGGTCAGTCGCTCGACGGCATCGTGGAGCGCTTCCGCCTCAACTGGGTGTGGATGCCCCCGTGGGGTCCGGAGCGCATCACCGACGACGGCCGCGACATGATGCGCGCAATTGGTTTCAGCATCTGA
- the sufC gene encoding Fe-S cluster assembly ATPase SufC, with amino-acid sequence MSTLEIRDLKVSIETDQGTKHILKGVDLTINSGEIHAVMGPNGSGKSTLAYTIAGHPRYIVDGGSITFDGQDVLEMSVDERARVGLFLAMQYPVEIPGVTVTNFLRTAKTAIDGEEPSIRHWGGTVKEAMSKLRMDSSFAARNVNEGFSGGEKKRHEILQLELLKPKFAVLDETDSGLDVDALKIVSEGVNRAHAETGLGILLITHYTRILRYIKPDFVHVFVDGKVAEEGGPELAERLENEGYDRYLVAQA; translated from the coding sequence ATGTCCACTCTGGAGATCCGCGACCTCAAGGTGTCGATCGAGACCGATCAGGGCACCAAGCACATCCTCAAGGGCGTCGACCTGACGATCAACTCGGGTGAGATCCACGCCGTCATGGGCCCCAACGGCTCCGGCAAGTCGACCCTCGCGTACACGATCGCGGGCCACCCGCGCTACATCGTCGACGGCGGCTCGATCACGTTCGACGGCCAGGACGTTCTCGAGATGAGCGTCGACGAGCGTGCCCGCGTCGGTCTGTTCCTCGCGATGCAGTACCCGGTGGAGATCCCCGGCGTCACCGTCACCAACTTCCTCCGCACCGCGAAGACCGCGATCGATGGCGAAGAGCCCTCGATCCGCCACTGGGGCGGCACCGTCAAGGAGGCCATGAGCAAGCTGCGCATGGATTCGTCGTTCGCCGCGCGCAACGTCAACGAGGGCTTCTCGGGCGGCGAGAAGAAGCGTCACGAGATCCTGCAGCTGGAGCTCCTGAAGCCGAAGTTCGCCGTGCTCGACGAGACCGACTCGGGTCTCGACGTCGACGCGCTCAAGATCGTGTCGGAGGGTGTCAACCGCGCCCACGCCGAGACGGGTCTCGGCATCCTGCTCATCACGCACTACACGCGCATCCTGCGCTACATCAAGCCGGACTTCGTGCACGTGTTCGTCGACGGCAAGGTGGCGGAGGAGGGCGGCCCGGAACTCGCCGAGCGCCTCGAGAACGAGGGCTACGACCGCTACCTCGTGGCCCAGGCGTAA
- a CDS encoding non-heme iron oxygenase ferredoxin subunit — MTAQKVCAVEELSPSTARRVVLDGIAISVVRDSAGNVHAIGDTCTHGDISLSEGFVEDDGIECWAHGSKFEYATGKPLNLPAYEPVPVFAVEILDGDVYVDPSTTLAV, encoded by the coding sequence ATGACCGCGCAGAAGGTGTGCGCCGTCGAGGAGCTCTCGCCGTCGACCGCGCGCCGCGTGGTGCTCGACGGGATCGCGATCTCGGTCGTGCGCGACTCCGCCGGCAACGTGCACGCCATCGGCGACACCTGCACGCACGGCGACATCTCGCTGTCCGAAGGCTTCGTCGAAGACGATGGCATCGAGTGCTGGGCGCACGGCTCGAAGTTCGAGTACGCGACCGGCAAGCCCCTGAACCTCCCGGCCTACGAGCCGGTTCCCGTCTTCGCTGTCGAGATCCTCGACGGCGACGTGTACGTCGACCCGAGCACCACGCTCGCGGTCTGA
- a CDS encoding TetR family transcriptional regulator codes for MSGTRNTQRHDRVSVVDAALRILDEHGLPELTMRRLAAALDVQPSALYHHFPNKQTLLAAVADRIQSHARPTPHERLDWRSAAVTEATLIRDALLAYRDGAEVVLSTRALGLGSDEAHARLAAALRRGHDQETSDLVATALLHLILGDATLTQQRIQADSLGVVAPDAAVDAPSALPSDMAFLVGVELILAGLDDHLTRQRDSVGDGGRR; via the coding sequence ATGAGCGGCACGCGCAACACGCAACGGCATGATCGAGTCTCTGTCGTCGATGCGGCTCTTCGCATCCTCGACGAGCACGGACTTCCCGAACTCACCATGCGTCGGCTCGCCGCCGCCCTCGACGTGCAGCCGAGCGCCCTCTACCACCACTTCCCCAACAAGCAGACGCTTCTCGCAGCCGTGGCCGACCGCATCCAGAGCCACGCGCGCCCCACGCCCCACGAGCGCCTCGATTGGCGCTCCGCCGCCGTCACCGAAGCCACCCTCATCCGCGACGCCCTCCTCGCCTACCGGGACGGCGCCGAGGTGGTGCTCAGCACCCGCGCACTCGGCCTCGGCAGCGATGAGGCCCACGCGCGACTTGCGGCGGCACTGCGCCGCGGTCACGACCAGGAGACGAGCGACCTCGTCGCGACCGCGCTGCTGCACCTCATCCTGGGCGACGCCACCCTCACCCAGCAGCGCATCCAAGCCGACAGTCTGGGCGTCGTGGCACCGGACGCCGCCGTCGATGCGCCCAGCGCCCTCCCGAGCGATATGGCGTTCCTCGTGGGGGTCGAGCTCATCCTCGCCGGACTCGACGATCACCTGACCCGTCAACGCGACAGCGTGGGCGACGGAGGCCGACGGTGA